Proteins encoded together in one Kutzneria kofuensis window:
- a CDS encoding acyl-CoA carboxylase subunit beta, which yields MSSATEPVGVAPTEAPDIHTTAGKLADLYRRNDEAVHAGSARAIEKQHAKGKLTARERIDLLLDPGSFTELDEHARHRSTNFGQERNRPYGDGVVTGYGTVDGRRVCVFSQDVTIFGGSLGEVYGEKIVKIMDLAMKTGSPIVGINEGGGARIQEGVVSLGLYGEIFRRNTHASGVIPQISLIMGSAAGGHVYSPALTDFTVMVDKTSHMFITGPDVIKTVTGEDVGFEELGGGRTHNTKSGNAHYLGTDEEDAIAYVKELLSYLPSNNLAEPPVFPGLEEAGSVAETLTGTDHELDTLIPDSANQPYDIHEVISRVVDDGEFLEVHQLFAPNIVVGFGRIEGHAVGVVANQPTQFAGCLDIDASEKAARFVRTCDAFNIPVLTFVDVPGFLPGTDQEWNGIIRRGAKLIYAYAEATVPLVTVITRKAYGGAYDVMGSKHLGADLNLAWPTAQIAVMGAQGAANIVHRRTLAEAKERGEDVEALRAKLIQEYEDTLCNPYVAAERGYVDSVIPPSYTRGYVARALRTLREKREALPPKKHGNIPL from the coding sequence ATGAGCAGTGCGACCGAGCCCGTGGGTGTGGCCCCGACCGAGGCCCCGGACATCCACACCACCGCCGGCAAGCTGGCCGACCTCTACCGCCGCAACGACGAGGCGGTGCACGCCGGCTCCGCGCGTGCCATCGAGAAGCAGCACGCCAAGGGCAAGCTCACCGCCCGGGAGCGGATCGACCTGCTGCTCGACCCCGGCTCGTTCACCGAGCTGGACGAGCACGCCCGCCACCGGTCGACCAACTTCGGCCAGGAGCGCAACCGGCCCTACGGCGACGGCGTGGTCACCGGCTACGGCACCGTCGACGGCCGCCGGGTGTGCGTGTTCAGCCAGGACGTGACCATCTTCGGCGGCTCGCTGGGCGAGGTGTACGGCGAGAAGATCGTCAAGATCATGGACCTGGCCATGAAGACCGGCAGCCCGATCGTCGGCATCAACGAGGGCGGCGGCGCGCGGATCCAGGAGGGTGTGGTCTCGCTCGGCCTGTACGGCGAGATCTTCCGCCGCAACACGCACGCCTCCGGCGTGATCCCGCAGATCTCGCTGATCATGGGCTCGGCCGCCGGCGGCCACGTCTACTCGCCCGCGCTGACCGACTTCACCGTGATGGTGGACAAGACCTCGCACATGTTCATCACCGGCCCGGACGTGATCAAGACCGTCACGGGCGAGGACGTGGGCTTCGAGGAGCTGGGCGGCGGCCGCACGCACAACACCAAGTCCGGCAACGCGCACTACCTCGGCACGGACGAGGAGGACGCCATCGCCTACGTCAAGGAGCTGCTGTCCTACCTGCCGTCCAACAACCTGGCCGAGCCGCCGGTGTTCCCCGGCCTCGAGGAGGCCGGCTCGGTCGCGGAGACGCTGACCGGCACCGACCACGAGCTGGACACGCTGATCCCGGACTCGGCCAACCAGCCCTACGACATCCACGAGGTGATCTCCCGCGTCGTCGACGACGGCGAGTTCCTCGAGGTGCACCAGCTGTTCGCGCCGAACATCGTGGTCGGTTTCGGCCGCATCGAGGGCCACGCGGTCGGCGTGGTCGCCAACCAGCCGACGCAGTTCGCCGGCTGCCTGGACATCGACGCCAGCGAGAAGGCGGCCCGGTTCGTCCGCACCTGCGACGCCTTCAACATCCCGGTGCTGACCTTCGTGGACGTGCCGGGCTTCCTGCCGGGCACCGACCAGGAGTGGAACGGCATCATCCGCCGCGGCGCCAAGCTGATCTACGCCTACGCCGAGGCGACGGTGCCGCTGGTCACCGTGATCACCCGCAAGGCGTACGGCGGCGCGTACGACGTGATGGGCTCCAAGCACCTCGGCGCGGACCTGAACCTGGCCTGGCCGACCGCGCAGATCGCGGTGATGGGCGCGCAGGGCGCGGCCAACATCGTGCACCGGCGCACCCTGGCCGAGGCCAAGGAGCGCGGCGAGGACGTGGAAGCGTTGCGCGCCAAACTGATCCAGGAGTACGAGGACACGCTGTGCAACCCGTACGTGGCCGCCGAACGCGGTTACGTCGACTCGGTGATCCCGCCCTCCTACACCCGCGGCTACGTCGCCCGCGCGCTGCGCACCCTGCGCGAGAAGCGGGAAGCGTTGCCGCCCAAGAAGCATGGGAACATCCCGCTGTGA
- a CDS encoding biotin--[acetyl-CoA-carboxylase] ligase — translation MPVSSRLRSATVREPLDEARLRAALIGPYAQVDVVASTGSTNADLREALRAGGADRTVLFAEEQTAGQGRRARTWVSPPYTGLYVSVLLRPDVPPHRIPWITLLAGVALVRTATSIGVDAVLKWPNDLLAGPHKAKCAGVLAEADGGVVLGMGLNVAALPGDVPPGAGGLPATSLEQQGATTTDRTDIAVELLKNLAELDDAWRQERGDPIASGLHAEYRRHCSTLGLRVRIELPGDRELVGTGVEIDVEGQLVVRADDGTRHSVHAGDVVHLRSAAG, via the coding sequence ATGCCGGTTTCGAGCAGACTACGCTCGGCAACCGTGCGTGAACCCCTGGACGAGGCCCGTCTCCGGGCCGCCCTGATCGGCCCGTATGCCCAGGTCGACGTCGTCGCGAGCACCGGCTCCACCAACGCCGACCTCCGCGAGGCGTTGCGGGCCGGCGGCGCGGACCGGACCGTGCTGTTCGCCGAGGAGCAGACCGCCGGCCAGGGCCGCCGCGCCCGCACCTGGGTGTCGCCGCCGTACACCGGCCTCTACGTGAGCGTCCTGCTCCGCCCGGACGTGCCGCCGCACCGCATCCCGTGGATCACCCTGCTCGCCGGCGTCGCCCTGGTCCGCACGGCGACGAGCATCGGCGTCGACGCCGTGCTGAAGTGGCCGAACGACCTGCTCGCCGGTCCGCACAAGGCCAAGTGCGCCGGGGTGCTGGCCGAGGCCGACGGCGGCGTGGTGCTGGGCATGGGCCTGAACGTGGCGGCGCTGCCCGGCGACGTCCCGCCGGGGGCGGGCGGCCTGCCGGCGACCTCGCTGGAGCAGCAGGGGGCGACCACCACGGACCGTACGGACATAGCGGTCGAGCTGCTGAAGAACCTCGCCGAGCTGGACGACGCGTGGCGGCAGGAGCGCGGCGACCCGATCGCCTCCGGCCTGCACGCCGAGTACCGCCGGCACTGCTCGACGCTGGGCCTGCGGGTCCGCATCGAGCTGCCGGGAGACCGGGAGCTGGTCGGAACCGGGGTCGAGATCGACGTCGAGGGGCAGCTCGTGGTCCGGGCCGACGACGGCACCCGACACAGCGTCCACGCAGGTGACGTGGTGCACCTCCGGTCGGCCGCCGGCTGA
- a CDS encoding PH domain-containing protein: protein MAYPDDLLGEDEHVVIHKHPHWKMLFWPIVVFLITVAVGAYLAALVSSQSWHTYAWIAIGVVAAIVIIWVVLGPLIRWRTTHFVITTHRVMMRFGVLTRTGIDIPMSRINSVQFRHGLLDRLVGAGTLIIESASDEPLEFDDIPNVERVHSLLYREINDDPNDDFHPGHTRSER, encoded by the coding sequence GTGGCCTATCCAGACGACCTGCTCGGCGAGGACGAGCACGTCGTGATCCACAAGCACCCGCACTGGAAGATGCTGTTCTGGCCGATCGTGGTCTTCCTGATCACGGTGGCCGTCGGCGCCTACCTCGCGGCGCTGGTCAGCAGCCAGAGCTGGCACACCTACGCCTGGATCGCGATCGGGGTCGTCGCGGCCATCGTGATCATCTGGGTCGTGCTCGGCCCGCTGATCCGGTGGCGGACCACCCACTTCGTGATCACCACCCATCGGGTGATGATGCGGTTCGGTGTGCTCACCCGCACCGGCATCGACATCCCGATGTCGCGCATCAACAGCGTGCAGTTCCGGCACGGGCTGCTGGACCGTCTCGTCGGCGCGGGCACACTGATCATCGAGTCGGCCTCCGACGAGCCGCTGGAGTTCGACGACATCCCGAACGTGGAGCGCGTGCACTCGCTGCTCTACCGGGAGATCAACGACGACCCCAACGACGACTTCCACCCCGGCCACACCCGGAGCGAGCGGTGA
- a CDS encoding hydroxymethylglutaryl-CoA lyase: MTARSVGLPSTVRGDGLPERVTIWEVGARDGLQNESSVVDVAVKLEFLDRLADAGLSVLEATSFVHPKWVPQLADAEQLLAGLKQREGVSYPVLVPNERGLDRALAAGVRHIAIFGSATETFANKNLNRTLDEQFAMFEPVVSRARTEGLDVRAYVSMCFGDPWEGHVEPAQVVSVGTRLLDMGCSQLSLGDTIGVATPGQVEAVIGGFPTVDNLAVHFHDTYGQALSNTLAALRCGVTTVDSSAGGLGGCPYAESATGNLATEDLVWMLDGLGIQHGVNLDALVATSAWMAERLGRPSPSRVVRALAG, from the coding sequence GTGACCGCCCGGTCCGTGGGCCTGCCCAGCACGGTCCGCGGCGACGGATTGCCGGAACGGGTGACGATCTGGGAGGTCGGCGCGCGCGACGGCCTGCAGAACGAGTCGTCCGTCGTGGACGTCGCCGTGAAGCTGGAGTTCCTGGACCGGCTGGCCGACGCGGGGCTGTCCGTGTTGGAGGCGACCAGCTTCGTGCACCCGAAGTGGGTGCCGCAGCTGGCCGACGCCGAGCAGCTGCTGGCCGGCCTCAAGCAGCGGGAGGGCGTGTCCTACCCGGTGCTCGTGCCCAACGAGCGCGGCCTGGACCGGGCGCTGGCCGCGGGCGTCCGGCACATCGCGATCTTCGGCAGCGCCACCGAGACGTTCGCCAACAAGAACCTGAACCGGACCCTCGACGAGCAGTTCGCCATGTTCGAGCCGGTCGTGAGCCGGGCTCGGACCGAGGGCCTCGATGTCCGCGCCTACGTGTCGATGTGCTTCGGCGACCCCTGGGAGGGGCACGTCGAGCCGGCGCAGGTGGTGTCCGTCGGCACGCGGCTGCTGGACATGGGCTGCTCGCAGCTGTCGCTCGGTGACACGATCGGCGTCGCGACGCCCGGGCAGGTCGAGGCGGTCATCGGCGGCTTCCCGACCGTCGACAACCTGGCCGTGCACTTCCACGACACCTACGGGCAGGCGCTGTCCAACACGTTGGCGGCGCTGCGTTGTGGCGTGACCACAGTGGACTCCTCGGCCGGCGGCCTCGGCGGGTGCCCGTACGCCGAATCGGCGACCGGCAACCTCGCCACCGAGGACCTGGTGTGGATGCTGGACGGCCTCGGCATCCAGCACGGCGTGAACCTGGACGCGCTGGTCGCCACCAGCGCGTGGATGGCGGAGCGGTTGGGGCGGCCGAGCCCGTCCCGGGTCGTGCGGGCACTGGCCGGATGA
- a CDS encoding GNAT family N-acetyltransferase, whose product MSAGTGLDVTVVALTEQTWPALQELLGPQGGASGCWCMWFRRTANEFKRNKGESNREALGELVSSGEPVGLLALDAGGRAVGWVAVAPRLAHIRLDRSAVAAPPDPREDLSDVWSVTCFFVDRTARGTGITRSLLDAAVTYAAEHGARCIEGYPTTAFGGTPAPGLGGERKQVSTLYHGTLTMFLDAGFELIGRRGIKRALVRRELR is encoded by the coding sequence ATGAGTGCTGGCACCGGACTCGACGTCACTGTCGTCGCCCTGACCGAGCAGACCTGGCCCGCGCTGCAGGAACTGCTCGGTCCGCAGGGCGGCGCCAGCGGCTGCTGGTGCATGTGGTTCCGGCGGACCGCCAACGAGTTCAAGCGCAACAAGGGGGAATCCAACCGGGAGGCGCTCGGGGAGCTCGTCAGCTCCGGCGAACCCGTTGGGCTGCTTGCTCTCGATGCCGGTGGCAGGGCCGTCGGCTGGGTCGCGGTGGCGCCCCGGCTCGCGCACATCCGGTTGGACCGGTCCGCGGTCGCCGCGCCGCCCGATCCCCGTGAGGACCTGTCGGACGTGTGGTCGGTGACGTGTTTCTTCGTGGACCGCACGGCCCGTGGCACCGGCATCACGCGCTCGCTGCTCGACGCGGCCGTGACGTACGCGGCCGAGCACGGGGCCCGCTGCATCGAGGGCTATCCGACCACAGCGTTTGGCGGGACACCCGCACCCGGGCTCGGAGGCGAACGCAAGCAGGTCAGCACCCTGTACCACGGCACGCTGACGATGTTCCTGGACGCCGGCTTCGAGCTCATCGGCCGGCGCGGCATCAAGCGTGCCCTGGTACGCCGAGAACTCCGGTGA
- a CDS encoding adenosylcobinamide amidohydrolase, protein MIITYVDSLPVLVWRFDPPRMTISSAPYGGGVGERGWVLNATVPHGYDRLDPDQHVAEIAAELRLTGPGTGLLTAVDVRKVVSVTERGVTADVTTGVGVPTWAAAPDAAGERIGTINAVCRLPVRLSPAALVNAVATVTEAKSQALFEAGVDGTGTATDAIVLLCPTSGPAEQYGGPRSRFGSALARAVHEAVSSGLR, encoded by the coding sequence GTGATCATCACCTACGTCGACTCGTTACCCGTGCTCGTGTGGCGTTTCGACCCACCCCGAATGACCATCTCCTCCGCGCCGTACGGTGGCGGCGTCGGGGAACGCGGCTGGGTGCTCAACGCCACCGTGCCGCACGGCTATGACCGTCTCGACCCCGATCAGCACGTCGCCGAGATCGCCGCCGAGCTTCGCCTGACCGGCCCCGGAACCGGCTTGCTCACCGCGGTCGACGTGCGAAAGGTCGTCTCGGTGACGGAGCGAGGCGTCACCGCCGACGTGACCACCGGGGTTGGCGTGCCCACCTGGGCCGCCGCGCCCGATGCCGCCGGGGAACGCATCGGCACCATCAACGCCGTCTGCCGCCTGCCGGTTCGGTTGAGCCCGGCGGCACTGGTCAACGCCGTCGCCACCGTCACCGAAGCCAAGTCCCAGGCCCTGTTCGAGGCCGGCGTCGACGGCACCGGCACCGCCACCGACGCGATCGTGTTGCTGTGCCCCACTTCGGGGCCCGCCGAGCAGTACGGCGGACCGCGTTCCCGTTTCGGTTCGGCGTTGGCCCGCGCCGTGCACGAGGCCGTCAGCTCGGGTTTGCGCTGA